In Pelodiscus sinensis isolate JC-2024 chromosome 2, ASM4963464v1, whole genome shotgun sequence, the following proteins share a genomic window:
- the ACKR4 gene encoding atypical chemokine receptor 4, whose amino-acid sequence MGWGENASMDYEEDNSESNFTLDYTQYESLCEKTEVRNFTKLFLPVFYSLAFVVGIAGNSLVVAIYAYCKKPKTKTDVYIMNLAIADLLLLFTLPFWAANAVHGWVLGNIMCKVTSALYTMNFSSSMQFLACISVDRYNAISKPQSHQRGGKQCSITCICVWLAAILLSIPELIFNTVKENNDRYGCFPVFPLDLGTLLKATIQILEVMLVFVLPFLVMLICYSAIARALLRSPNIQKSRPLKVLLTVVAVFIVTQLPYNVVKFWRAIDVIYLLITDCDMSKTIDVALQITKSIALFHSCLNPILYVFMGDSLKIRIMKIAKNVGSWRRSCNITTEEISMNCEGHTEETSSFTI is encoded by the coding sequence ATGGGGTGGGGTGAAAATGCCTCGATGGACTATGAAGAAGACAACAGCGAATCAAACTTCACTTTAGATTATACTCAGTATGAATCGCTTTGTGAAAAAACAGAGGTGAGAAATTTCACTAAATTGTTCCTACCTGTTTTTTATTCCCTGGCTTTCGTTGTGGGCATTGCAGGAAATTCATTAGTGGTGGCAATCTATGCCTACTGCAAGAAACCAAAGACTAAGACCGATGTTTATATCATGAACTTGGCAATTGCTGATCTGTTACTGCTATTCACCCTTCCTTTCTGGGCTGCAAATGCAGTCCATGGATGGGTGCTTGGAAACATCATGTGCAAAGTCACTTCTGCTTTATACACCATGAACTTCAGCTCTAGCATGCAGTTTCTGGCTTGTATCAGTGTGGATAGATACAATGCCATTTCCAAGCCCCAAAGTCACCAAAGAGGTGGAAAGCAATGCAGCATAACCTGTATCTGTGTCTGGTTGGCAGCTATTTTGCTGAGCATCCCTGAACTGATTTTTAACACAGTCAAGGAAAATAATGACAGGTATGGATGCTTTCCTGTATTTCCACTCGACCTGGGAACACTCCTTAAAGCAACCATTCAAATCCTGGAAGTTATGCTAGTGTTTGTACTACCTTTCCTTGTCATGCTGATCTGCTACTCTGCCATTGCCAGAGCACTCCTTCGGTCTCCAAACATTCAAAAATCTAGGCCCCTCAAAGTTCTGCTGACAGTAGTGGCTGTTTTCATTGTCACTCAGCTGCCTTACAATGTAGTCAAGTTCTGGAGAGCCATAGATGTCATCTATTTGCTGATTACAGACTGCGACATGAGTAAAACCATAGATGTTGCCCTTCAGATAACTAAGAGCATAGCCTTGTTTCACAGTTGCCTAAACCCAATTTTGTACGTCTTTATGGGAGACTCTTTAAAAATACGCATTATGAAAATAGCAAAAAATGTTGGATCTTGGAGGAGAAGTTGCAACATAACTACTGAAGAGATTTCTATGAATTGTGAAGGCCACACAGAAGAAACCAGTAGCTTTACTATATAG